A part of Arachis hypogaea cultivar Tifrunner chromosome 12, arahy.Tifrunner.gnm2.J5K5, whole genome shotgun sequence genomic DNA contains:
- the LOC112727905 gene encoding uncharacterized protein encodes MSAPATISSGDVCSSDDLLLRRLLQRRSPSSDVSSSDDLPPPTSPLATISSGFLLVVLYVLPAKSSVSPFCSGSAVQLAISSHSRVQSQFSGYISLVLGRILGLGARFRVYEIITAFYKGQMKKLVPCLLYLLVLLLDCQLQLLLQLLMPLILQELDHSALCYQRDILQLQGS; translated from the exons ATGTCTGCTCCAGCGACGATCTCCTCCGGTGATGTCTGCTCCAGCGACGATCTCCTCCTGCGACGTCTGCTCCAGCGACGATCTCCCTCCTCCGACGTCTCCTCCAGCGACGATCTCCCTCCTCCGACATCTCCTCTAGCGACGATCTCCTCCGGCTTCCTCCTTGTCGTCCTCTATGTCCTCCCTGCCAAATCTTCAGTGTCTCCCTTTTGTTCCGGATCAGCAGTTCAACTCGCTATTTCTTCACATTCTAGGGTTCAAA GTCAGTTTAGTGGTTATATATCGTTAGTACTTGGAAGGATTCTTGGTCTCGGAGCTCGATTTAGGGTCTATGAAATCATCACTGCCTTTTATAAGG GTCAGATGAAGAAGTTGGTCCCTTGTCTCCTTTATTTGTTAGTATTGCTGCTGGATTGTCAGCTTCAGTTGCTACTGCAGCTTCTCATGCCTTTGATACTACAAGAACTAGATCACAGTGCACTGTGCTACCAAAG GGATATTCTACAACTTCAGGGAAGCTGA